The genomic stretch ACATGCATGTCTAATGAGAACGCTAGAGGGACATGTACGTTTTTTCGTATGCTTGCCTCCATCACCCACAGATACCATGCATGATTGAGATTTTGGAACTTTCTAGCATTTTGTTGCTGGGAAAACCACCCCTAATGCTCCGGTATCTTTCATCCGAGGTTACATAGCACGTCCATCTTCGTAGCATCTCTCACAATTCCATGTTGAACTTGACAAGTAACTATCTCTGTGGTTTCAGTGTTTCACCATGAATTTTTACGTCGTCAATCTTGTGATTTTTTTGCTCTTTATAATCAAAGTTAAAAATATTTGATTTGGGACAAACACAAAAGTAGCTAAATTATGGGACAGAGCCACGGACGTGTACTATTTATTTACCACGGTTCAAAAATCATGATGTCATACACTGGCAGAATTAGTACCTTCTATCTTTATATATATAAGGTTCTTCCCTATTAAATTGACATTGTCTGAAAGAATTTTCAAATATGAAATTCATAATGTCATATTTGTATGATATGATATATAAATCTCAGACTGAGTGTTGATCAAAGATTAAAAGTTTGAAGACTAAGTGttgacaaaaaaaatgcaattatAAGAGTGACTGTGCGTGCATGTGAGAGTCCACTTCTGTGATGGTGTCCTCGGAAGAAACGGAGGTTAGGCGTCTTCATCGTCCCCATCTCACGTCTGCGTTGAGAATGGTTCTACGTGGCAGCGCCAAGTGTTCCAAACAGCCAAAAGCATCTGGGCACGTCCCAAAAAATGGTTGGGCTCGCGTCGGCAACGAACACGAGGCACGTACGccctctctctctatatatcgCCATGCCACAACGACGTTCCTCACCCTAGGAGTCGAGCATTTTAATTTCGTTCTCGACCGCCGAGAGTAGAGACAGCAAGAGAAACGGGTCCCAGGATGAACGCTCCCATGCTGCGCACACActctccacccgccgccgcctggcatCGGCCGGCACCATCACCCGCCATCGTCTCGCGCCGCGCGCGCATCCCATTACCCCGCGctcggccggccgcggcggcggccacggaaacgcgcaccaccgccgccgcgggcacGGTTgaggcgctcctcctcctccgggagAGCGGGCTGCGGGCGGAGTCGCTGCCGCGGCATGTAGGGGTGGTGATCGACGGGCACGAGCGATGGGCGCGCGCCCGGGGCCTGTCGGTGTCGGAGGGCCacgcggccgggcggcgcgccgtgGAACGCACGGTGCGGCTCTCCCGGGCCTGGGGCATCCGGGCGCTCACCGTCTTCGTCTGCTCCCACGAGAACATGACCCGCCCCAAGGCACGGCAATGACTAGCTTGCCTTCGCCAGTTCGCCTCCGATCGGTCGAGAGCCTGACGACTTACGATTCTTGCTTGGGATTTTCAGGCAGAGATCGACTTCTTGATGCGGCTGTACGAAGGGTTTATCCGTGACAACGTCGACGAGTTCTCCAGGTACGCACTTTTTACCCTCCAAAATCATATCCATGGCGGCTGTAAGTAACTTGTGTTCTACATGCACAGGGAGGGGATCCGGCTGCACCTCATCGGCGACTCGCCGGGACGGCCAGCCTCGCTGCTGAGCGCGGCAAGTGAAGCCCACGAGGCCACAAGAAGCAACTCGGAGATGGTTCTGATGCTGGCGATCGGCTACAGCGGGCGAAGGGACATGGTGCAGGCGTGCCGGGAGCTCGCCGCGGAGGCGCAGCGCAACCAGCTCCAGCCGGAGGACATCGACGAGGCTCTCATCGCCGAGAGGCTGGGCACCAGCGTCGCCGCGGGCGGCGAGCTCTCCTGCCCCGACCTCGTCATCAGGACAAGCGGCGAGAGGAGGCTGAGCAACTTCCTGCTGTGGCAGTCGGCGTTCTCGGAGCTCTTCTTCCCGGACGTCATGTGGCCTGATTTCGGGGAGGACGAGTACCTCGGAGCGTTGCGCTCCTACCAGAGCAGAGAACGCCGGTTCGGCCAACGGAAATAATACTTCATCCGTGGCTCCGTCCCGCAATATTAATACCTGTTGATGGCCGCAAAGAGCTCTTTCATAACTTAGGTCTAAGTTTCTTGGAGGGACTTGACACAAGCGTGTGAAAAATGCTTCATTAAACACAATAATATGACTATTtatataaaaacaaaaaaataagcatatatatatatatatatcataattttttaaaaacataTAGGTGTAATTTATGTGTATTATGAGATCAATGAATACTCGCTAGTAGAATGACTTTCGTGGTGAGAGATTATGGTCATGCTAGATGGACCTGATGGCTCTAAAGTTACAACAAAAGACAACTTCTAGTTCTGAAAATACAACATAAAAGTGCTACGCCATTTGAATATAAGTTATTACTGTATATGCAAAATATCTACATAAATAGCTAATACTGTTATACATAATTTGataatgaaaataaaaatacttCGAACCTAAGAAAAGTTAGGCCTTGTTTCATAAATAAAATCATAAGAAACATAACGGTGGAGATGGATTCGAAAACGGATGCTTAACGAGGGAGCCATGATCACTAAGAGATAAGATGACATCGCTGTCACATTATCCAGCTGCCAGTCTTGCActgctcctctcctctctctcatgAATTGCTCCACGTGATGACAAAGCGCCTGGCGCTCACACCTCTATGCTCGACGCACGCGATTTGCTCTGGATAGTGGGTTGCGCAATCGCCTTTTGCACGATCGGTAGCACGTTAACGCGGCCCCTCACACCTACAAACACGCGCACATATATGCACCCTGACCCTGTGTATACCTTTGAGAGGTGCATGTGTCAAACCCGATGGGTAGGTCCAATCACCATCAACTTAGTTTGCAAGGTGGAGTATTTTCTATTTAAGTAGGAACATATATTTTAGGaaaatacatatattttaaAAGGTTATAATTTATGAAGAAAATACATATATTTTAGAAATATTTATATTTAAGTTAGAATATTTTGTGTTTAAGCAGGAATATTTTTATCGTGAAACTGGAATACTTTAAAAAGAGTAAAGTAGTAACATGGACCAAGGGTACGTAGCAATGCAGCATAGAATAGGAGTTTAGATCCCTAAAAAGAGTAggagatatttttttaaaaaaaagcagaGATGAACTCTAAAGTAGGAGATATTTCCCGCGACGGTTCTGACTTCTGAAGAACCTGACGATTCAATGAGTTGGAACGGCTGTACGTAGAAACTACTCTAGGAACAATTATTCAAAGCTTTGCACCGTTTCAAATGCACAGagaacttttattttttttattaaaaaagcaTCGTATTTCTTTTCACCAAGAGGAAAAATCAAGACATCAATGGAGAAGGTTACTAGGCACTCATTTAAATGCGTTATTATTATTAATTATTGCAAGCAGGATTATCGCTCAATCAATCCTTGGCAATATTGCAATTTAGTAGGGAATATATGCAATTTAAACGGAAATCAGCAAATTATCTGCCACATAAGTTGCCGAATCAGCACGTTAATCGCTGGACACTCCCCTATTCAGGCCCTGTTGAAATACTAAACAGGCTTGCTTATAGGGTCTAAAAGGTACCCTGGACACCCCCTGCCCCTCATTCATGACCTGTCCATGACCACCTCACCCCCTCCCCCGCGCACCCCTCCGCACCCCACCCGTCCTGATCCGTTTCTGCCTTTCCCGTTCCATTccctgccaccgccgcacccttcgccctccccgccgccgcacccacTGCTCCCGTCGGCGTCCCCGCTCCTCCCCACGCCTCCGCCGTCGcgcccccgctcctcctccggatCCGCTCCCACCGCGTCCCTACGCCAGCACCGTCCCCACTCCGACCCACGCCTTCCCCGGATCCGCTCTTGTATGCCGCCACCTAGCGCGCTCCTCCTcacgcctccgccaccgcgagCCCGCTCCTCCCCCCGGATCCACCCCCACCGCTCCTCCTcacacctccgccgccgtgAGCCCGCTCCTCCCCCCCGAATCCGCCGCCACTGCCCCTCTGTTTCGCtaagccgccaccgccaccgctcctccccCCCAAATCCGCCGCCACTGCCCCTCTGTTTTGCTAAGCCACCACTGCCACCGCTCCTCCCCACGCTGAGGCTGGATCTACCATGAACGGCCACGGCAACGGCTACCGTGACTACTTCTCGCAGGGGGTATCTTCTTACCCTGACGACTTGGACCTCCTGTCGTAAGCGCCGTCGTATGCACCGGCAGCCCCAAGCCTCTCGGCTGGGAGGGTGCACATGGAGCACCTTGATCTCAACTCCCAGGATGATGGTTTCCCCTTCCTCGAAGAGTACTCGGGTATCCTGCAGCGTGGAAGAGGTCGTGGTGATGGCGGTAGATTTGGCGCGTTCCAACCACCTCGACCGAGCGGTAGTGGTGCTGGATCCGGCCGTGGAAGAAGCATGGCTGCGCATGG from Setaria italica strain Yugu1 chromosome II, Setaria_italica_v2.0, whole genome shotgun sequence encodes the following:
- the LOC101780870 gene encoding uncharacterized protein LOC101780870 encodes the protein MNAPMLRTHSPPAAAWHRPAPSPAIVSRRARIPLPRARPAAAAATETRTTAAAGTVEALLLLRESGLRAESLPRHVGVVIDGHERWARARGLSVSEGHAAGRRAVERTVRLSRAWGIRALTVFVCSHENMTRPKAEIDFLMRLYEGFIRDNVDEFSREGIRLHLIGDSPGRPASLLSAASEAHEATRSNSEMVLMLAIGYSGRRDMVQACRELAAEAQRNQLQPEDIDEALIAERLGTSVAAGGELSCPDLVIRTSGERRLSNFLLWQSAFSELFFPDVMWPDFGEDEYLGALRSYQSRERRFGQRK